In Thermosynechococcus sichuanensis E542, a single genomic region encodes these proteins:
- a CDS encoding MBL fold metallo-hydrolase, which yields MLFRQLFDYDTWTYSYLIADEATGEAALVDSVLEQVDRDVQLIEQLGLKLRYCLETHVHADHITGAGKVRERTGCKTLVPENAHVDCADGYIKDGEVIHVGSIPIQAIATLGHTDSHMAFLVNGTHLLTGDSLFIRGCGRTDFQSGDAGAMYDAVTQRLFTLPDTTLVYPGHDYRGHTVSTIGEEKRFNPRFVGRDRQQFIEFMANLNLPDPKKIMEAVPANQQCGMVAAAV from the coding sequence ATGCTGTTTCGCCAACTCTTTGACTACGACACTTGGACTTATTCTTACCTGATTGCTGATGAAGCGACAGGTGAGGCCGCTTTGGTGGATAGCGTCCTTGAACAGGTGGATCGCGATGTGCAGTTAATTGAGCAACTGGGGTTGAAACTGCGCTACTGCCTCGAAACCCATGTTCACGCCGACCACATTACTGGGGCAGGCAAAGTCCGCGAACGGACAGGCTGCAAAACCTTGGTGCCCGAAAATGCCCATGTGGATTGTGCTGATGGCTATATTAAAGACGGTGAAGTGATTCACGTCGGCAGTATCCCCATTCAAGCGATCGCCACCTTGGGGCACACCGATAGCCACATGGCCTTTTTGGTGAATGGTACCCACCTACTGACGGGAGATTCTCTCTTTATCCGTGGCTGTGGGCGCACCGATTTCCAAAGTGGTGACGCGGGTGCGATGTACGATGCGGTAACACAGCGGCTCTTTACGCTGCCAGACACCACCTTAGTCTATCCCGGCCATGACTACCGCGGTCACACGGTTTCTACCATTGGGGAGGAAAAACGCTTTAATCCCCGCTTTGTGGGTCGCGATCGCCAGCAGTTCATTGAATTCATGGCCAACCTGAACCTGCCGGATCCCAAGAAAATCATGGAGGCGGTGCCCGCTAACCAGCAGTGTGGCATGGTTGCCGCTGCCGTCTAG
- a CDS encoding FAD-linked oxidase C-terminal domain-containing protein gives MSTLQQITPWQRVTEELTAIVGKGSVITDVAEALVYECDGLSMYRQRPKLVVLPQTTAQVSAILKVCDRYRIPFVARGSGTGLSGGALPHTEGILIVTSRMHQILDIDLANQQVVVQPGVINAWVTQAVADEGFYYAPDPSSQIICSIGGNVAENSGGVHCLKYGVTTNHVLGLTVVLPNGEIVELGGAAPEMPGYDLMGVFVGSEGTLGIATEIRLRILKQAEAIAVLLADFTTIEAAGETVSAIIRAGIIPAGMEIMDNLSINAVEDVVATNCYPRDAGAVLLVEVDGLDAEVPILQERVTRICYEQGARHVTVATEAEDRLRLWKGRKAAFAAAGRLSPNYFVQDGVIPRSQLATVLKEIAQLSQRSGYRIANVFHAGDGNLHPLILYDQAVPGALAEVEALGGEILKLCVRLGGSISGEHGIGSDKACFMSEMFSPADLETMQQVRSAFDPKRLANPEKVFPTPRTCGEAAHQLKDFPNIEAF, from the coding sequence ATGTCCACACTACAGCAAATTACCCCTTGGCAGCGGGTAACGGAGGAGCTAACGGCCATTGTCGGCAAGGGAAGTGTCATCACTGATGTGGCGGAAGCCCTTGTGTATGAGTGTGATGGCCTATCTATGTATCGGCAGCGCCCCAAGTTGGTCGTGCTTCCCCAAACCACTGCCCAAGTCTCAGCCATCCTCAAAGTGTGCGATCGCTATCGGATTCCCTTTGTAGCCCGTGGCTCAGGGACGGGGCTATCGGGGGGGGCTTTGCCCCATACCGAGGGAATTCTCATTGTCACCTCCCGCATGCACCAGATTTTAGACATTGATCTGGCCAATCAGCAGGTAGTGGTGCAGCCGGGGGTCATCAATGCTTGGGTCACCCAAGCCGTCGCCGATGAGGGCTTTTACTATGCCCCGGATCCATCGAGTCAAATTATTTGCTCCATTGGCGGCAATGTGGCCGAGAACTCCGGCGGTGTCCATTGCCTGAAGTATGGCGTCACCACGAATCATGTGCTGGGACTGACGGTGGTTTTGCCCAATGGTGAGATTGTTGAACTCGGTGGTGCAGCCCCAGAAATGCCCGGCTATGATCTCATGGGGGTTTTTGTTGGGTCTGAGGGCACCCTAGGGATTGCTACGGAAATTCGGCTGCGGATTCTCAAACAGGCGGAGGCGATCGCCGTTCTATTGGCGGACTTCACCACGATTGAAGCGGCCGGCGAAACCGTTTCCGCGATTATCCGTGCCGGTATCATTCCCGCTGGCATGGAAATTATGGACAACCTGAGTATCAATGCCGTCGAAGATGTCGTGGCCACCAACTGCTATCCCCGCGATGCTGGCGCTGTTCTCCTTGTGGAAGTGGATGGCTTGGATGCCGAAGTGCCGATTTTGCAGGAGCGGGTGACACGCATTTGCTATGAACAGGGGGCACGCCACGTTACTGTGGCCACAGAAGCCGAAGATCGTCTCCGTCTTTGGAAGGGGCGCAAAGCCGCTTTTGCTGCTGCCGGTCGCCTCAGTCCGAATTATTTTGTCCAAGATGGGGTGATTCCCCGCAGTCAACTGGCCACCGTCCTCAAGGAAATTGCACAACTGAGTCAGCGCAGTGGCTATCGCATTGCCAATGTTTTTCACGCGGGCGATGGTAATCTGCATCCTTTGATTCTTTATGATCAAGCGGTACCTGGTGCCCTTGCAGAGGTGGAGGCTCTCGGGGGTGAAATCCTCAAGCTCTGTGTGCGCTTGGGGGGGAGTATCTCTGGAGAGCATGGTATTGGCAGTGATAAAGCCTGTTTCATGAGTGAAATGTTTAGCCCAGCGGATCTAGAGACGATGCAGCAGGTGCGCTCTGCCTTTGATCCAAAACGTCTGGCCAACCCCGAAAAGGTCTTTCCGACACCGCGAACCTGTGGGGAGGCAGCTCATCAACTCAAAGACTTTCCCAACATTGAGGCATTTTAA
- the cobW gene encoding cobalamin biosynthesis protein CobW — MSAKIPVTIITGFLGSGKTTLIRQLLQNAGGRRIAVIVNEFGDVGIDGELLQSCCDRAAGIWELTNGCLCCTVQDEFLPTMQTLLARRQQIDHIVIETSGLALPKPLVMAFRWPEVRHAATVDGVVTVVDGLALAAGQVSADLEALFAQKAADPSLQHEDTPLEELFNDQLACADLVILSKADQLAPDQVDHLITELRRQLPPRIKLLAAQQGQVPADLLLGFNAAVEENLGQRPSHHDFEEEHDHDAEIQAVCLELGTWDLQRLRQSLERLLQVPDIYRIKGFAAIEGKPMRLVVQGVGQRLDSFYDRPWQAAESRQTRLVVIGRQLNPQELLSHFG, encoded by the coding sequence ATGAGTGCAAAAATTCCAGTCACGATTATTACCGGCTTTCTTGGCAGTGGTAAGACAACCCTGATTCGGCAGTTGCTCCAGAATGCAGGGGGCAGGCGCATTGCCGTGATTGTGAATGAGTTTGGTGATGTCGGTATTGATGGCGAGTTGTTGCAGTCCTGTTGCGATCGCGCGGCGGGCATCTGGGAACTCACCAATGGCTGTCTGTGTTGCACGGTGCAGGATGAGTTTTTGCCAACGATGCAAACCCTTTTGGCGCGGCGGCAGCAGATTGATCACATTGTCATTGAAACCTCGGGACTGGCCTTGCCCAAGCCTCTAGTTATGGCCTTTCGTTGGCCGGAGGTGCGCCATGCTGCCACTGTAGATGGAGTGGTGACTGTTGTTGATGGGCTAGCCTTAGCAGCGGGTCAAGTGAGTGCAGATCTAGAAGCGCTCTTTGCCCAGAAAGCAGCCGATCCCAGCTTGCAGCATGAGGACACCCCCCTTGAGGAACTTTTTAATGATCAACTGGCCTGTGCCGATTTAGTCATCCTCAGTAAAGCGGATCAACTGGCTCCCGATCAGGTTGACCATCTAATCACTGAACTGCGCCGTCAATTGCCCCCACGGATTAAGCTGCTGGCGGCTCAGCAAGGGCAGGTACCTGCGGATCTTTTGTTGGGATTTAATGCAGCAGTTGAGGAAAACTTGGGGCAGCGACCCAGCCACCATGATTTTGAGGAGGAGCATGACCACGATGCAGAAATTCAGGCGGTTTGTTTAGAGTTGGGGACTTGGGATTTGCAACGCCTACGTCAATCCCTTGAGCGCTTGCTGCAAGTGCCAGATATTTACCGCATTAAGGGCTTTGCAGCCATTGAGGGCAAGCCGATGCGACTGGTGGTACAGGGGGTCGGTCAGCGGTTAGACTCGTTTTACGATCGCCCGTGGCAAGCGGCAGAGTCACGCCAAACTCGTCTAGTGGTGATCGGTCGGCAGTTGAATCCACAGGAGTTACTGTCCCATTTTGGCTAG
- a CDS encoding NAD-binding protein, with the protein MASLEDIVDRQLHQLLGSGATWFIDVGDRHLSIWIEATNLDLNRLANWGKTFWQRWQRGSLQLFAAEPRQPFPYWWQFWSVASATPQATQIGENTAGDRFIVCGLGSLGQFCIQSLRRFAGEYLSIEICAIERRANIEWEIPQLTELLSEPVIIGDCRQESVLKAAGIDRCRTLLAVTSDEATNIATAIVARRLNPDVHLVVRSSRDNLNALLEKKLGSFVALNPTELPAPAFALAALEENILAAFTIEGQQFRVFQQPVTADSPLVGTPAHRWQRRHQRLISIRSCHSQSSIFQPTRPHRLFNHWPPDLLFEVGDRPIWIERVEVVKSLPVPDPHPIQRLIQQGRQLPEQAEQFWQWIHSDRSRELIFNGLWIGSGLWLLTAILLRYNVPELTWQKAFAAGFILLLGGFGDVFGGLENDPIPPWLLVVCILVAIVSLLFIVGVLGLLAEKLLQARFEFLKKRPPLPTADHVIVVGLDRIGQQVVQILRAFRQPLVILVDNPEQTQLFEDLPMLLGNIPEKLPQAHLETAKSVVLTTADEMLNLEAALIARQATEQRESPIGLVIGIYDPTLTSDLRDLLPRARPLCAYALAAEAFAGAAFGETMLGLFQIDQQTVLIADYTVTAGDTLEGKLIGEVAYGYAVIPIFYNRHEHFLGGETNYQFLPSDTLQLTVGDRLVVLATIDGLRRIEQGKMAPRRLWRLWVGPPRNAEAALEIGNLITKITGLPLPRSRAFIEQLPATLTLEIYEPQAFRLGQQLQALAPVRLFPLT; encoded by the coding sequence ATGGCTAGCCTTGAGGACATCGTTGACCGCCAACTGCACCAACTATTGGGTAGTGGTGCAACGTGGTTCATTGATGTCGGCGATCGCCACCTCAGCATCTGGATTGAAGCCACCAACCTTGATCTCAATCGCCTCGCGAATTGGGGTAAGACCTTTTGGCAGCGGTGGCAGCGGGGCAGTCTCCAACTCTTTGCAGCAGAACCCCGTCAGCCTTTTCCCTATTGGTGGCAATTTTGGTCTGTTGCCTCAGCCACACCGCAGGCGACTCAAATAGGTGAAAATACTGCGGGCGATCGCTTTATTGTCTGCGGACTTGGCAGCTTGGGGCAATTTTGTATCCAAAGTCTGCGTCGCTTTGCAGGTGAGTATTTGAGTATAGAGATCTGTGCCATTGAACGCCGCGCCAACATTGAGTGGGAAATTCCCCAGTTGACAGAGTTACTCAGTGAACCGGTGATCATTGGTGATTGTCGCCAAGAGTCAGTTCTCAAGGCGGCTGGGATTGATCGCTGTCGTACCTTACTGGCGGTGACGAGTGATGAGGCTACCAATATTGCGACGGCAATTGTGGCTCGACGCCTAAATCCTGATGTCCATCTTGTGGTGCGCTCTAGTCGCGATAATCTCAACGCCCTCCTAGAGAAAAAACTGGGCAGCTTTGTAGCCCTCAATCCCACAGAACTGCCGGCACCGGCCTTTGCCCTTGCGGCCCTTGAGGAAAATATCCTTGCTGCGTTTACAATTGAGGGCCAGCAGTTTCGAGTCTTCCAACAACCAGTTACCGCTGATAGTCCCCTCGTGGGTACACCTGCCCACCGCTGGCAGCGCCGTCACCAACGCCTGATTAGTATTCGCTCTTGCCATTCCCAATCCTCGATCTTCCAGCCGACTCGCCCCCACCGCCTCTTTAACCATTGGCCACCCGATTTGCTGTTTGAGGTGGGCGATCGCCCGATTTGGATTGAACGGGTGGAAGTGGTGAAATCCTTGCCCGTTCCTGACCCCCATCCCATCCAGCGCCTCATTCAGCAGGGGCGCCAACTGCCTGAGCAGGCAGAACAATTTTGGCAGTGGATCCATAGCGATCGCTCCCGTGAGTTGATTTTCAATGGCCTTTGGATTGGCAGTGGTCTGTGGCTTTTGACCGCGATCCTGCTGCGCTACAACGTCCCCGAACTCACATGGCAAAAGGCCTTTGCTGCCGGCTTTATTCTCCTGCTGGGGGGCTTTGGCGATGTCTTTGGCGGGCTAGAAAACGATCCGATTCCCCCGTGGCTGCTGGTGGTCTGTATTCTGGTGGCGATCGTCAGTCTTCTTTTTATTGTCGGTGTCTTGGGACTTTTGGCCGAAAAACTGCTGCAGGCACGCTTTGAGTTCCTCAAGAAACGTCCGCCCCTACCTACAGCGGATCACGTGATTGTTGTTGGCCTCGATCGCATTGGTCAACAGGTGGTGCAAATTTTGCGTGCCTTCCGTCAACCCCTCGTGATCCTAGTGGATAACCCAGAGCAGACCCAGCTTTTTGAAGACTTGCCCATGCTCCTTGGCAACATTCCAGAAAAGCTCCCCCAAGCTCATCTGGAGACCGCTAAGAGTGTGGTTCTCACCACTGCCGATGAAATGCTGAACCTAGAGGCAGCCCTAATTGCCCGCCAAGCCACGGAGCAGCGGGAGTCCCCCATTGGTTTAGTGATTGGTATTTATGATCCCACCCTCACCAGTGATCTGCGGGATCTGCTACCCCGTGCTCGCCCCCTCTGTGCCTATGCTCTTGCTGCTGAAGCCTTTGCCGGTGCTGCCTTTGGGGAAACGATGCTGGGTCTATTTCAGATTGATCAGCAGACGGTACTGATTGCCGATTACACCGTTACTGCTGGGGATACCCTTGAGGGCAAGTTGATTGGGGAGGTGGCCTACGGGTATGCAGTCATTCCCATTTTTTACAATCGCCATGAGCACTTTTTAGGGGGTGAGACCAATTACCAATTTTTGCCCAGTGACACGCTGCAACTCACGGTGGGCGATCGCTTGGTTGTCTTAGCCACAATTGATGGCCTACGGCGCATTGAACAGGGCAAAATGGCTCCCCGACGTCTCTGGCGGCTGTGGGTCGGTCCCCCTCGCAATGCGGAAGCCGCCCTAGAAATTGGCAATCTAATCACCAAGATTACAGGCCTGCCTCTGCCGCGATCGCGGGCTTTTATCGAACAACTCCCTGCCACGCTTACCCTCGAAATCTATGAACCCCAAGCCTTCCGCCTCGGACAACAACTGCAAGCCCTCGCCCCTGTCCGCCTCTTTCCTTTGACATAA
- a CDS encoding FHA domain-containing protein, translated as MSGNREHHLLNIEDETGKRTIPLDAATYSIGRDVTNAIIIHGHGVSRQHALLLRIPSSNGYRYRVVDGNADGKPSANGIFVNGQRVQSHELNDGDEINFGGSVKALYATVSMGEAEFIKYLKSVNYHSIKAVPLTSTITQAEEGADDKQADKQSEEATQFNATPPPLPANATPESAPAPKSSPPWLLIVGGIVIVLLIAGIGVVMMNRPPAPQPQTPTQMQ; from the coding sequence ATGAGTGGTAACCGTGAGCACCATCTACTGAACATTGAAGATGAAACGGGTAAGCGCACGATCCCTTTGGATGCAGCAACCTACTCCATTGGCCGCGATGTCACTAATGCGATTATCATTCATGGTCACGGTGTCTCACGGCAACATGCTCTACTGCTGCGGATTCCCTCCTCCAATGGCTACCGCTATCGTGTCGTGGATGGCAATGCCGATGGTAAGCCCAGTGCCAACGGTATCTTTGTGAATGGCCAGCGGGTACAAAGCCATGAGCTAAACGATGGCGATGAAATTAACTTTGGCGGATCTGTCAAGGCGCTCTATGCCACTGTGTCAATGGGCGAGGCGGAGTTTATTAAGTATTTGAAGAGCGTCAACTACCACAGCATTAAGGCCGTGCCCCTGACCTCAACGATTACTCAAGCTGAAGAAGGCGCAGACGATAAACAAGCCGATAAACAATCAGAAGAAGCAACGCAATTCAATGCCACTCCCCCACCGCTGCCAGCCAATGCTACCCCAGAATCAGCGCCAGCTCCCAAATCCTCTCCCCCTTGGCTGCTGATTGTTGGCGGGATTGTCATTGTTCTTTTGATTGCGGGAATTGGCGTTGTGATGATGAACCGACCACCTGCCCCCCAACCGCAGACCCCCACGCAAATGCAGTGA
- a CDS encoding tRNA (5-methylaminomethyl-2-thiouridine)(34)-methyltransferase MnmD — translation MANSQNLAPTLNSIWQPQPTADGSFTFFSPEFGETFHSLGGARQEAFEKFAIATDLPRKAQASHLRLLDICYGLGYNTAAALEVIWQHNPTCQVTVIGLELDLRVPQAALAVMPPWPASVQAILAGLAQQQQVSTPQCQAQLFIGDARQTIQDLVRQGFQADAIFLDPFSPQRCPQLWTVEFLSLVAQCLAPEGHLATYCRAAAVRAALQAAGLHLGTLPIAAPQHSHEWAQGTVARWQADQLIPLSLMEQEHLQTRAGIPYRDPHLRDSAETIRSRRQAEQQSANRESTSRWRHRWGIT, via the coding sequence ATGGCCAATTCTCAAAACTTAGCGCCTACCTTGAACTCCATCTGGCAGCCCCAACCGACGGCGGATGGTTCTTTTACGTTTTTTTCTCCAGAATTTGGGGAAACGTTCCATAGTCTTGGGGGGGCACGTCAAGAAGCCTTTGAAAAGTTCGCGATCGCCACCGATCTGCCCCGCAAAGCCCAAGCCTCCCATCTGCGCCTTTTGGACATCTGCTATGGTTTGGGATACAACACTGCTGCTGCCCTAGAGGTGATTTGGCAGCACAATCCCACCTGTCAAGTCACAGTCATCGGTCTAGAACTGGATCTGCGCGTTCCCCAAGCAGCTTTAGCAGTCATGCCCCCTTGGCCAGCATCGGTTCAAGCGATTCTTGCAGGACTAGCTCAGCAACAGCAGGTAAGCACCCCACAGTGTCAGGCACAGCTTTTTATTGGCGATGCCCGCCAAACGATTCAAGACCTTGTTCGTCAAGGATTCCAAGCAGATGCGATTTTTCTTGATCCCTTTTCACCCCAGCGCTGTCCGCAACTGTGGACGGTGGAGTTTCTCAGCTTAGTGGCTCAGTGTTTGGCTCCTGAGGGGCATTTGGCCACCTATTGTCGTGCCGCTGCTGTTCGTGCCGCTTTGCAGGCGGCGGGTTTACACCTTGGAACGCTGCCGATTGCTGCCCCCCAGCACAGCCATGAATGGGCACAGGGAACGGTGGCTCGCTGGCAAGCCGATCAGCTTATTCCCCTGTCGCTGATGGAGCAGGAACATTTACAAACCCGCGCGGGTATTCCCTACCGCGATCCGCACCTGCGGGATAGTGCCGAGACCATTCGATCGCGCCGCCAGGCGGAACAGCAAAGCGCCAACCGTGAATCCACCAGTCGTTGGCGACACCGCTGGGGCATTACTTAG
- a CDS encoding M50 family metallopeptidase, translated as MFGYRPDPKSTPLDVSTHEKPRSALLLAIAALVTIILWQIPLGNYLLYPFTILATWFHEMGHGLTAILLGGYFRELVIYPSGSGFARYGGEVLLGNLGHGLVAIGGPLGPAIAGSLFILSSRSHRATDICLKALGMIILASVLLWVRSLFGIVFMTLVGIAILLVAYRGNRWLKGISIQFLGVQACISTFQQVDYLFTYAIPGGQLSDTGLLQQYLWLPYWLWGALISAMTLGLLLWSLKVAYTRSK; from the coding sequence ATGTTTGGCTATCGTCCAGACCCCAAATCCACCCCACTGGATGTTTCAACCCATGAGAAACCCCGTTCGGCACTGCTGCTGGCGATCGCCGCCCTTGTCACGATTATTCTTTGGCAGATTCCCTTAGGGAACTATCTGCTGTATCCCTTTACAATCCTGGCCACGTGGTTCCACGAGATGGGGCATGGTCTCACGGCGATTTTGTTGGGGGGCTACTTTCGTGAATTAGTCATCTATCCCAGTGGTTCAGGGTTTGCGCGCTACGGGGGCGAGGTGCTACTGGGCAATTTAGGACATGGCTTAGTTGCCATTGGCGGACCCCTAGGCCCCGCGATCGCTGGCAGTCTCTTTATTTTGTCGAGCCGCTCTCATCGTGCCACAGATATTTGCCTCAAAGCCCTAGGAATGATTATCCTCGCCTCAGTGCTGCTGTGGGTGCGATCGCTCTTTGGCATTGTCTTCATGACGTTGGTGGGGATTGCCATTCTGCTGGTGGCCTATCGCGGCAATCGCTGGCTCAAGGGGATTTCCATTCAGTTCCTTGGGGTGCAGGCCTGTATTAGTACCTTTCAGCAGGTGGACTACCTCTTTACCTATGCCATTCCGGGGGGGCAGCTTTCCGATACGGGGCTTCTCCAGCAGTACCTGTGGCTCCCCTATTGGCTGTGGGGGGCGCTGATTTCTGCGATGACGTTGGGGTTGCTGCTGTGGAGTCTCAAAGTGGCCTATACCCGGTCTAAGTAA
- the infC gene encoding translation initiation factor IF-3, whose translation MINERIRFPRVRVVDSDGSQLGIMSSQEAIAIAREKELDLVLVSDKADPPVCKIIDYGKFRFEQEKKAREARKKQHTSDVKEVKMRYKIEEHDYNVCINRAERFLKAGDKVKATVTFRGREIQHSHLAEELLNRMANDLQAVAEVQQAPKQEGRNMIMFLAPKR comes from the coding sequence ATGATTAATGAGCGCATCCGCTTTCCTCGGGTGCGGGTGGTGGATAGTGATGGTTCCCAATTGGGGATTATGTCGTCCCAAGAGGCGATCGCGATCGCCCGTGAAAAGGAACTTGACCTTGTTCTCGTCAGTGACAAGGCAGATCCACCCGTTTGCAAAATTATTGACTACGGCAAGTTTCGCTTTGAGCAGGAGAAGAAGGCGCGTGAGGCTCGCAAAAAGCAACACACCTCCGATGTCAAAGAGGTGAAGATGCGCTACAAAATCGAGGAACACGATTACAACGTTTGCATCAACCGCGCCGAGCGTTTCCTCAAGGCTGGCGACAAGGTGAAGGCCACTGTGACCTTCCGAGGGCGGGAAATTCAGCACTCCCACTTGGCCGAAGAACTCCTCAACCGCATGGCCAATGACCTGCAAGCGGTGGCCGAAGTGCAGCAGGCACCGAAACAAGAAGGGCGCAATATGATCATGTTTTTGGCACCGAAGCGGTAA
- a CDS encoding efflux RND transporter periplasmic adaptor subunit, with translation MAQRQRLTSALLGSLCFLATACGQPKATAPPPAARVKLAAVQTEILSQTAVYNASLQSRESITLQPQVSGRIAQINVQNGQFVTQGQPLILIDPSEQQAVVASNLAAIQSAQANVENARSILRALEAQRRSNLATVEFNRIQAERYTALFEEGAVSKEQAQSFITSFRTAQATLQQTEADIRAQQATIAQLEKVLLAAQANAQQQAVVLNWFQVRAPFSGVVGNIPPKVGDFVTPQTDLLTLTSNQPLEVYIQVPIEQVPRIRMGTPVELIDMNGNVVGTSSVFFIAPNTTNNTQTILVKALYDNTRNNLRADQQIQARIILEQQPGILVPTTAVSNLAGQNFVFVAEKDAEGNMIAKQKPIQVGAIQGNRYQVFEGLKPGEQIVVSGIQRLRDGVPITPES, from the coding sequence ATGGCGCAACGGCAACGGCTCACGTCAGCTCTCCTAGGAAGTCTTTGCTTCCTTGCTACCGCCTGTGGTCAACCAAAGGCAACGGCGCCCCCACCAGCGGCACGGGTCAAACTTGCTGCGGTTCAGACGGAAATCCTTTCGCAAACTGCTGTTTACAATGCCTCTTTGCAATCGCGGGAGTCCATCACCCTACAACCCCAAGTTTCGGGTCGAATTGCGCAAATCAATGTTCAAAACGGCCAGTTTGTCACTCAAGGTCAGCCCCTCATCCTCATTGACCCCTCAGAACAGCAAGCCGTTGTTGCCAGCAATCTAGCCGCGATTCAATCTGCCCAAGCCAATGTAGAGAATGCCCGCTCGATCCTCCGCGCCCTTGAAGCCCAGCGCCGCTCCAATCTGGCCACCGTAGAGTTCAATCGGATTCAAGCGGAACGCTATACGGCACTCTTTGAAGAAGGGGCTGTGTCCAAAGAACAAGCACAATCCTTCATCACCAGCTTTCGCACGGCCCAAGCAACGCTCCAACAAACCGAGGCAGATATTCGTGCCCAACAGGCGACCATTGCCCAGTTAGAAAAAGTTCTCTTGGCTGCCCAAGCCAATGCCCAGCAGCAGGCCGTTGTCCTAAATTGGTTTCAGGTGCGTGCCCCCTTTAGTGGTGTTGTCGGCAATATTCCCCCCAAAGTGGGCGATTTTGTAACGCCCCAAACCGACCTCCTCACCCTGACCTCAAATCAACCCCTAGAGGTCTATATCCAAGTGCCCATTGAGCAAGTCCCCCGCATTCGGATGGGGACACCGGTGGAATTAATAGACATGAATGGCAATGTCGTCGGTACGAGTTCCGTCTTTTTCATTGCCCCCAACACCACAAACAATACCCAAACCATCTTAGTTAAAGCACTCTACGACAATACGCGGAATAATCTCCGTGCTGATCAACAAATTCAAGCCCGCATTATTCTCGAGCAGCAACCAGGAATTCTGGTGCCGACTACGGCTGTCTCCAATCTTGCTGGCCAAAACTTTGTCTTTGTTGCCGAAAAAGATGCCGAGGGCAACATGATTGCCAAGCAAAAACCCATTCAAGTGGGAGCAATCCAAGGGAATAGATATCAAGTTTTTGAAGGCCTCAAACCGGGAGAGCAGATTGTTGTCTCGGGAATTCAGCGCCTGCGCGATGGTGTGCCCATTACTCCTGAGTCTTAA